A window of Pyrobaculum aerophilum str. IM2 contains these coding sequences:
- a CDS encoding argininosuccinate synthase — MVLAYSGGLDTTVAVKWLSEKFGAEVYTVTVDVGQEDDFSKIEERAYKAGAVQHFYIDAKREFAEEYIARAILMNGMYEGVYPLGTALARPLIAAKVVEVARRLGADAVAHGSTSKGNDQVRFDVTVKALAPDLKIIAPARIWGMTRAEEIEYAKRHGLPVGEEHKKYSIDDNLWSRSIEGGPIDDPLAEPPEDAFKWTVSPDKAPHDPTYLTIEFEKGLPVAVNGEKMSLASIISLLNHVGGANGVGRIDHIENRLVGFKSREVYEAPAAVILYHAHRDLEKMVLTPRELRFKHYVLDPQWADLVYQGLWVEPLRNALEKAAEEMERWVSGEVRVKLYKGSLWVVGRESPYGGYSKELADYSAGWYPSDEEARGFIEMWSLHSLTALRRRK, encoded by the coding sequence ATAGTACTGGCCTACTCCGGAGGCCTAGACACCACAGTTGCAGTTAAGTGGCTCTCTGAGAAATTCGGCGCCGAGGTCTACACCGTTACAGTAGACGTTGGGCAAGAAGACGACTTTTCAAAAATAGAGGAGAGAGCTTATAAAGCGGGGGCTGTTCAACATTTTTACATAGACGCTAAGAGGGAATTTGCCGAGGAGTACATAGCCAGGGCGATATTAATGAACGGCATGTACGAGGGAGTATACCCCCTGGGCACTGCCCTAGCCAGGCCTCTAATTGCGGCGAAAGTCGTTGAGGTTGCCCGGAGGCTGGGGGCCGACGCGGTGGCGCACGGCTCCACTAGTAAGGGCAATGACCAGGTTAGATTCGACGTTACTGTAAAGGCCCTGGCGCCCGACCTCAAGATAATCGCGCCGGCCAGGATCTGGGGAATGACGAGGGCTGAGGAAATCGAATACGCCAAACGCCACGGCTTGCCAGTGGGCGAGGAGCATAAAAAGTACAGCATAGACGACAACCTCTGGTCTAGGTCAATAGAGGGGGGACCTATCGACGACCCCCTTGCAGAGCCCCCTGAAGATGCATTCAAATGGACGGTGTCTCCCGACAAAGCGCCGCACGACCCCACTTATTTAACTATCGAATTTGAGAAGGGGCTCCCCGTGGCAGTGAACGGAGAGAAGATGAGCCTCGCGTCCATTATTTCATTGCTCAACCACGTCGGGGGCGCTAACGGCGTGGGGAGAATCGACCACATTGAGAACAGACTAGTGGGGTTTAAAAGCCGGGAGGTATACGAGGCCCCTGCGGCTGTTATACTCTATCACGCCCATAGAGACTTGGAAAAAATGGTCTTAACGCCTAGGGAGCTTCGCTTTAAGCACTACGTCCTAGACCCCCAGTGGGCTGACTTAGTCTACCAGGGCCTCTGGGTAGAGCCCCTCCGCAACGCCCTGGAGAAAGCCGCTGAGGAAATGGAGAGGTGGGTAAGCGGGGAAGTGAGAGTGAAGTTGTACAAGGGGTCTTTGTGGGTGGTGGGAAGGGAGTCTCCTTACGGCGGGTATAGCAAAGAGTTAGCCGATTACAGCGCCGGGTGGTATCCAAGCGACGAGGAGGCCAGGGGGTTTATTGAGATGTGGAGCCTCCACTCCCTCACAGCCCTCCGCCGTAGAAAATAG
- a CDS encoding argininosuccinate lyase, whose product MSFYRSWIGGTGDLVKKYTSSIKDDVELAEEVVRVMKGHVAHLVEIGSIPKEAGERIIKALEEVDASELLKEEFEDVHEALEKWLIDKLGEEIGGWVGLGRSRNDHVAAAIRLAALRKTERLKEEACRLRCALAKRALEYADCPMPSFTHFQPAQVITFGHYLLAIDELLAEFLHILRGVEDLLNRSPLGAGPAGGVRTPLDRRRLAELVGFKEVVENALYASGSRFFALALASAVVSFLAELSRAVDDFIRWNSPVVGYVNSPDSHVSTSSIMPHKRNLVTLEVLRARIAEALGHFAAMSALVMKVGMGYSLDLQEATRHLWAVLNIATEGMAVFRDFIENMAFNCEKSRKDAEAYFTTSSDTAEDEALKGVPFRKAYFQLASAIKAGTARLLTINEALKRPVYGSANTEEVKRAASRRLALCRPKPL is encoded by the coding sequence ATGAGTTTTTACAGATCTTGGATAGGGGGGACGGGGGATTTAGTTAAGAAGTACACTTCTAGCATTAAAGACGACGTGGAACTTGCGGAGGAGGTTGTGAGAGTTATGAAGGGCCACGTGGCCCACCTCGTGGAGATAGGGTCTATTCCAAAAGAGGCGGGGGAGAGGATAATAAAGGCATTAGAGGAGGTAGACGCCTCTGAGCTACTTAAGGAGGAGTTTGAAGACGTCCACGAGGCGTTAGAAAAGTGGCTGATAGACAAACTGGGGGAGGAGATAGGGGGCTGGGTGGGCCTCGGCAGGTCTCGTAATGATCACGTCGCCGCGGCAATTCGGCTTGCCGCGTTAAGAAAGACGGAAAGACTGAAGGAAGAGGCGTGTAGGCTCAGATGCGCCTTGGCTAAGAGGGCCCTGGAATACGCCGATTGCCCCATGCCGAGTTTTACGCACTTCCAGCCGGCCCAGGTGATTACCTTTGGCCACTACCTCTTGGCCATAGACGAGCTCTTGGCAGAGTTTTTACACATATTACGAGGAGTAGAGGATTTGTTAAACCGCTCTCCCCTCGGAGCGGGCCCAGCCGGGGGGGTGAGGACGCCGTTAGACCGCCGCAGGCTGGCGGAGCTAGTTGGGTTTAAAGAGGTTGTTGAAAACGCCTTATACGCCTCAGGCAGCCGCTTTTTCGCCTTAGCGCTAGCCTCGGCGGTGGTTTCTTTTCTCGCCGAGCTGTCGCGGGCGGTAGACGATTTTATTAGGTGGAACAGCCCGGTAGTTGGGTACGTGAACTCCCCTGATAGTCACGTGTCAACTAGTAGCATAATGCCTCATAAACGCAATCTCGTGACTCTTGAAGTGTTGCGGGCTAGAATTGCCGAGGCGCTTGGCCACTTCGCCGCAATGAGCGCCTTAGTGATGAAAGTGGGAATGGGCTACAGCTTAGATCTCCAAGAGGCAACCCGCCACCTTTGGGCTGTTTTGAACATCGCCACTGAGGGCATGGCCGTGTTTAGAGATTTCATAGAGAACATGGCGTTTAACTGCGAGAAATCCCGTAAAGACGCCGAGGCCTACTTTACAACTTCCTCAGATACGGCGGAGGACGAGGCCCTTAAAGGAGTGCCTTTTAGAAAGGCGTATTTCCAGCTGGCAAGCGCCATTAAGGCCGGGACTGCCAGACTGCTGACAATTAATGAGGCATTGAAGAGGCCCGTTTATGGGTCTGCCAACACCGAGGAGGTGAAACGCGCCGCGTCGAGGAGATTAGCCCTTTGCAGGCCCAAGCCTCTCTAA
- the thrC gene encoding threonine synthase, whose protein sequence is MLEVEVRNKVWAPKGNGIWRYSTMLPLKSGISLGEGRTPLVKSNLAENLYVKFEGANPTGSFKDRGMALGVTVAKESGANKVVVASTGNTAASAAAYAARAGLRCYVVLPKGNVARGKLIQAALHGAELVMINGLFDKALDYVVNYGTKYAYPLNSFNPWRLEGQKTVAFEIYEELGCPDYVIVPVGNAGNISAIWKGFRELAELGLCNKLPKMVGVQAEGAAPLVEAWARGVEEPLFVDEPNTVATAIKIGRPINWPKALRAVKESGGFFVKVSDGEILKAQRLLATRDGIGAEPAGAASIAAAIKLNIGGVAVAVVTGHALKDPDVIEITAKEVRNADELIELLEK, encoded by the coding sequence TTGCTTGAAGTGGAAGTTCGTAATAAAGTCTGGGCCCCAAAGGGCAACGGGATCTGGCGTTATTCAACAATGTTGCCTCTTAAAAGCGGGATATCCCTGGGAGAGGGGAGGACCCCCCTGGTGAAATCCAATCTGGCGGAGAATCTGTATGTAAAATTTGAAGGGGCTAACCCAACTGGAAGTTTTAAAGACCGGGGAATGGCCCTCGGCGTGACTGTGGCCAAGGAGAGCGGCGCCAATAAAGTCGTCGTGGCGTCTACTGGCAACACGGCGGCCTCTGCGGCGGCTTACGCCGCTAGGGCTGGGCTTAGGTGTTATGTAGTTTTGCCCAAGGGCAATGTGGCCAGGGGGAAGTTAATACAAGCGGCGTTACACGGCGCTGAGCTTGTTATGATAAACGGCCTATTTGATAAGGCGCTTGACTACGTGGTTAACTACGGGACAAAATACGCATATCCTCTAAACAGCTTTAACCCGTGGAGGCTGGAGGGGCAGAAGACCGTGGCCTTTGAGATATACGAAGAGCTGGGGTGTCCGGACTACGTAATAGTGCCAGTGGGAAACGCGGGGAATATCTCGGCTATATGGAAGGGGTTTAGGGAACTCGCCGAGCTGGGGCTTTGTAATAAACTGCCGAAAATGGTGGGCGTCCAGGCGGAGGGCGCGGCGCCGCTTGTCGAGGCCTGGGCCCGCGGCGTGGAGGAGCCGCTTTTTGTAGACGAGCCTAACACAGTGGCGACGGCAATTAAAATCGGCAGGCCTATAAACTGGCCCAAGGCGCTGAGGGCCGTGAAGGAGTCAGGAGGCTTTTTCGTAAAAGTGTCTGACGGGGAGATATTAAAGGCGCAGAGGCTCTTGGCAACTCGCGACGGCATAGGGGCGGAGCCCGCGGGCGCCGCGTCAATAGCCGCGGCGATTAAATTAAATATAGGGGGAGTAGCCGTGGCCGTGGTAACCGGCCATGCGCTGAAAGACCCCGACGTTATAGAAATAACAGCGAAGGAGGTGAGAAATGCAGACGAGCTGATAGAGCTTTTGGAAAAATGA
- a CDS encoding aspartate kinase yields the protein MKPVVKIGGSLLRSAADFVQAAHFVAAYSEPPVVVVSAVKGVTDLLLQLEKTRSYLLYEELAHRHISIARGLGVEERIAPLLKELEYALRLPHAPWSADYFASFGERLSATMLHAVLEKMGIEAKLFIAPMLTDSNYGNAEPIALEHKEEMSRPDAVAVVTGFIGRDKEGRFTTVGRGGSDYTATYIGKELGARKVSLVTDSPGVMTADPREVQEAYVLPLLSVQEAVEAAKVGAKNFHPRTFIPVVEAGRMAVEVRSYYSRGTLIAHIYPPPPYKIVVRCGQGSCVVGLAAYELTKLGGTPLGQYSVKLNIPPRQVHEHLILPYIKYINT from the coding sequence ATGAAACCAGTGGTAAAAATAGGCGGCTCTCTCCTACGCTCCGCCGCGGACTTCGTGCAAGCAGCCCACTTTGTAGCCGCTTACAGCGAACCCCCCGTGGTGGTGGTGTCCGCGGTAAAGGGCGTGACGGATTTATTGTTACAACTTGAAAAAACTAGGAGCTATTTGCTATACGAGGAGTTGGCACATAGGCACATCTCTATCGCCAGAGGGCTGGGGGTGGAGGAGAGGATCGCCCCCTTGTTAAAAGAGCTTGAGTACGCCCTAAGGCTTCCGCACGCGCCGTGGTCTGCGGACTACTTCGCGTCATTTGGCGAGAGGCTCTCAGCAACAATGCTACACGCAGTTCTTGAGAAAATGGGGATTGAGGCCAAGCTCTTCATCGCGCCGATGCTCACAGATAGCAATTACGGAAACGCCGAGCCAATTGCGCTGGAGCATAAGGAGGAGATGTCACGGCCAGACGCTGTGGCTGTCGTCACCGGCTTTATTGGAAGGGATAAAGAGGGCAGGTTCACCACAGTGGGGAGGGGCGGCAGCGACTATACGGCCACTTATATAGGCAAAGAGCTGGGGGCTAGGAAAGTGTCCTTAGTCACAGACTCCCCAGGCGTAATGACGGCCGATCCCAGGGAGGTGCAAGAGGCCTATGTATTGCCGCTGTTGTCCGTACAAGAGGCCGTTGAGGCGGCCAAAGTGGGGGCTAAGAACTTCCACCCCAGGACTTTCATCCCAGTGGTAGAGGCGGGGCGAATGGCGGTGGAGGTCAGGAGCTATTACAGCCGGGGGACGTTAATAGCTCACATATACCCCCCTCCGCCGTATAAAATCGTAGTTAGATGCGGACAGGGCAGTTGCGTCGTCGGGCTAGCCGCGTACGAGCTGACTAAACTCGGCGGCACGCCGCTTGGCCAGTATTCGGTTAAGCTTAACATACCGCCGCGACAAGTACACGAACACCTAATCCTCCCCTACATTAAATATATAAACACATAG
- a CDS encoding alpha-aminoadipate/glutamate carrier protein LysW, whose translation MATQKLVVQCKVCGTEFELPEDVMDGEIASCPTCGARYIVRLKGGSVTLEEFKGDVEDYGE comes from the coding sequence ATGGCAACCCAAAAACTAGTGGTTCAGTGCAAGGTGTGCGGAACGGAGTTTGAACTCCCCGAGGACGTCATGGACGGGGAAATTGCCAGTTGTCCCACATGCGGAGCCCGTTATATTGTGAGACTTAAAGGCGGGTCTGTCACGTTGGAGGAGTTTAAGGGAGATGTGGAGGACTATGGAGAGTAA
- a CDS encoding DUF998 domain-containing protein, with the protein MNWGRALLTIGSLQFLISMAAAERLYPGYDPLRNYISDLGSLNAPTSTLFNTSVFLLGLLGLLSAYLLRREIGRISAVLLALASIGAMGVGVFPEDYGAPHWISALIAFLLGAIAVMAMGARMGGFFKAFGLAAGVISLTALALFIPRVHTPLGIGGLERLVAYPILVFFVVYGVARREAS; encoded by the coding sequence ATGAATTGGGGTAGAGCTCTATTGACAATAGGCTCTTTGCAGTTTTTAATCTCCATGGCGGCGGCAGAACGGCTGTACCCCGGCTATGATCCGCTGCGAAATTATATCAGCGACCTCGGCTCGCTAAACGCCCCCACTTCTACGCTTTTCAACACAAGCGTTTTTCTGTTGGGGTTGCTGGGCTTACTATCGGCGTATTTACTGCGGAGGGAAATCGGAAGAATTAGCGCTGTGTTGCTGGCGCTTGCGTCAATAGGCGCCATGGGCGTGGGGGTTTTCCCCGAGGACTACGGCGCCCCTCACTGGATATCGGCGTTAATTGCCTTTCTCTTGGGCGCAATAGCCGTAATGGCGATGGGGGCTAGGATGGGAGGTTTTTTCAAAGCCTTTGGGCTAGCCGCGGGCGTAATTTCGCTCACAGCTCTAGCGTTATTTATACCCAGAGTCCACACGCCGCTGGGAATCGGGGGGTTGGAGAGGCTAGTGGCATATCCAATTCTCGTATTCTTTGTAGTATATGGAGTCGCAAGGCGGGAGGCTAGTTAA
- a CDS encoding PaREP1 family protein yields MQKFVPPWRDLEGYVQLRLEEASAEAELALKFLAQGLHRNAAGKAFQGWKALLAAAAAKNREVLTSRYPGVIRDKTHKARSRADIIIALMPTTKMREVAGLLVGIYGWELVYLTDLALSLHEFQYNGLDAVGIASRYSHISDVERDIRHLSEKIKEWAEKLKT; encoded by the coding sequence ATGCAAAAATTCGTCCCTCCCTGGAGGGATCTCGAAGGCTACGTCCAGTTGAGGCTTGAGGAGGCTAGCGCCGAGGCGGAGTTAGCCTTGAAGTTCTTGGCCCAGGGCCTTCACAGAAACGCGGCTGGAAAGGCCTTTCAGGGGTGGAAGGCCCTTTTGGCAGCCGCGGCGGCTAAAAACAGGGAGGTTTTAACAAGCCGCTATCCTGGCGTCATAAGGGATAAGACTCACAAGGCGAGATCCAGGGCTGATATAATCATTGCGTTAATGCCAACTACTAAAATGAGAGAGGTTGCTGGACTACTGGTAGGAATATATGGCTGGGAGTTGGTCTACCTCACCGATCTCGCTCTGAGTCTGCACGAATTTCAATACAACGGATTAGACGCCGTGGGCATTGCCAGCAGATACTCCCATATCAGCGATGTGGAGAGGGATATCCGCCACCTCTCCGAAAAAATAAAGGAGTGGGCGGAGAAGTTAAAGACTTGA
- the argC gene encoding N-acetyl-gamma-glutamyl-phosphate reductase, producing MKVCIIGASGFVGGELLRILLQHSGVEVVCATSRRFKGEYVYRVHPNLRGFTQLKFVEPSIDAALKADVVFLALPHGESVKWVPKLYESGVAVFDLSADFRLKDPNAYVEWYKWPQPHPYPDLLQKAVYGQPELHRSELVGAKLVAVPGCMATASILMLAPLAKHGLLGETPPVIDAKIGSSGAGAEGSVVDLHSFRTYVVRPYEPVHHRHIAEIEQELSLLAGKRVKVAFTPHAVDMVRGIFATGHVFVEKMPTEADMWKMYRSMYGDSKFIRIVKDRLGISRYPNVKYVLGSNFVDIGFELDQRLNRLVTFSAIDNLVRGAAGQAVQAFNVAMGFPEDEGLRYIPLAPV from the coding sequence ATGAAAGTCTGTATTATAGGAGCGTCGGGCTTTGTGGGCGGGGAGCTTTTGAGAATACTCTTGCAACACAGCGGCGTGGAGGTGGTCTGTGCCACTTCTAGAAGATTTAAGGGGGAGTATGTATACAGAGTTCACCCCAATCTGAGGGGGTTCACCCAGTTGAAATTCGTAGAGCCCTCAATAGACGCGGCGTTGAAAGCCGATGTGGTATTCCTCGCGTTGCCGCACGGTGAGTCTGTCAAATGGGTCCCTAAGCTCTACGAGTCTGGCGTCGCGGTTTTTGACCTCAGCGCGGACTTCAGGCTGAAAGACCCCAACGCATATGTGGAGTGGTATAAGTGGCCGCAGCCTCACCCCTATCCTGACCTTTTACAAAAAGCTGTGTACGGCCAGCCGGAGCTACACAGAAGCGAACTAGTAGGGGCTAAGCTCGTGGCAGTGCCCGGCTGTATGGCAACGGCGTCTATATTAATGCTGGCGCCTTTAGCTAAACACGGCTTGTTGGGAGAGACGCCGCCTGTGATAGACGCCAAAATTGGATCAAGCGGGGCTGGGGCTGAGGGGTCAGTGGTAGATCTCCACAGCTTTAGGACATATGTAGTGAGGCCCTACGAGCCCGTGCACCACCGCCACATAGCCGAAATTGAGCAAGAGCTCAGCCTCCTCGCGGGGAAAAGAGTTAAAGTGGCCTTCACCCCGCACGCAGTCGATATGGTCAGGGGGATTTTCGCCACAGGCCACGTCTTTGTGGAAAAAATGCCCACTGAGGCCGACATGTGGAAAATGTATAGATCTATGTACGGAGATTCTAAATTTATACGTATTGTAAAGGACAGATTGGGGATTTCCAGGTATCCAAATGTAAAATACGTACTGGGTTCTAATTTTGTAGATATAGGCTTTGAGTTAGACCAGAGGCTTAATAGGCTGGTGACCTTCTCGGCTATAGACAATTTAGTGAGGGGTGCCGCCGGGCAGGCAGTACAGGCTTTTAACGTGGCAATGGGCTTTCCCGAGGACGAGGGCCTTAGGTACATACCGCTGGCGCCAGTATGA
- a CDS encoding DUF86 domain-containing protein — protein MRRGVNLDDVFELYAVIHALQIHAQASIDYLLYTCAVLKKGVETPLRCVDELVREGLIKEEEGDTLRRMIRFRDIVVHRYGDIDVEKVRRFSKPAGIEK, from the coding sequence TTGCGCAGGGGAGTCAATTTGGACGACGTGTTTGAACTATACGCAGTTATACACGCTTTGCAAATACACGCCCAAGCCTCAATAGACTACTTGCTTTACACATGCGCCGTATTAAAAAAGGGAGTTGAAACCCCGCTCCGGTGCGTTGACGAGCTGGTAAGAGAGGGTCTCATTAAGGAGGAAGAGGGGGACACGCTGCGTAGAATGATTCGGTTCAGAGACATTGTAGTCCACCGATACGGCGATATTGACGTGGAAAAGGTGAGGAGATTCTCGAAACCCGCGGGTATAGAAAAGTAA
- a CDS encoding homoserine dehydrogenase: protein MILLFGFGGVGRTYAELLYQKTSLRLCAVFDSGGGVAKKECFSWGEVKELLKTARGSVSKSGLGKAVSPDEALDYCQVIVDVSPPNYETGEPSLSLYKKAAAKGLAVVTANKAPLALAFREVAYKRLFYKATVMAGTPLIDLLRGLKPQEVVKIRGILNGSTNYVLTRVYKDGVSFEDAVREAKEMGILEPDPRLDLEGVDPAAKLVIIANTLGHGVTLKDVERRPLQPMGPVTRYLAIADFTAGKAVVEPVRLPPDDQIHVDYTMNAVEIITDVNTILLKGKGAGRKETAYVLLNDTIKAVEA from the coding sequence ATGATTCTCTTATTCGGCTTTGGGGGCGTGGGGCGTACATACGCAGAGCTCCTATACCAGAAGACTAGCTTGAGGCTGTGCGCTGTTTTTGACAGCGGCGGCGGCGTGGCGAAGAAAGAGTGCTTCTCCTGGGGCGAGGTGAAAGAGCTTTTAAAAACGGCCAGAGGCTCTGTGTCTAAAAGCGGTTTGGGGAAAGCCGTCTCGCCTGACGAAGCCCTGGATTACTGCCAAGTAATTGTAGACGTCTCTCCGCCTAATTACGAGACGGGGGAGCCCTCCCTTTCTCTCTACAAAAAGGCGGCGGCGAAAGGACTTGCGGTGGTCACGGCAAATAAAGCCCCCCTAGCCCTTGCGTTTAGGGAAGTGGCGTACAAAAGGCTTTTCTACAAGGCCACGGTCATGGCCGGCACCCCTCTAATAGACCTGCTAAGGGGGCTGAAGCCGCAGGAGGTGGTAAAAATACGCGGCATTTTAAACGGCAGTACTAACTACGTGCTGACGAGAGTTTATAAAGACGGCGTCTCGTTTGAAGACGCCGTTAGAGAGGCCAAGGAGATGGGCATATTAGAGCCAGATCCCAGACTCGACCTCGAGGGGGTGGACCCGGCGGCAAAGCTTGTGATTATAGCCAACACTCTGGGCCACGGCGTCACGCTGAAAGACGTCGAGAGAAGGCCGTTGCAACCCATGGGCCCGGTAACTAGGTATTTGGCAATAGCCGACTTCACCGCCGGGAAGGCCGTGGTAGAGCCCGTGAGGTTGCCCCCAGACGATCAAATCCACGTGGACTACACTATGAACGCCGTTGAGATAATTACAGATGTCAATACTATATTATTAAAGGGGAAGGGCGCGGGCAGGAAAGAGACGGCCTACGTCTTACTTAATGACACAATTAAAGCTGTAGAGGCATGA
- the asd gene encoding aspartate-semialdehyde dehydrogenase — protein sequence MDRYKVYILGATGLVGQRYVQLLARHPWFEIVGMAASEKSAGKRLAETGWVLEEPPPPEVAEMRLEKLEADKVPKVDFVFSALPSEVAAKVEPELAAKGYTILSNSSNMRMEPDVPLVIPEVNPEDLSLVEKQKAGRGWRGAVVKKPNCTTTILNLPLKPILDEWGIERVHVVTMQALSGAGYAGVPSVAIMDNIIPYIKGEEEKVVAETRKILKADFDVYVTTTRAPVLDGHLEVVYVDTKRDFGLEAVADSLERFRGLPQELKLPTAPEKPIEVKRQIDRPQPRLDRWAGKGMAVVVGRLRKLSPRKLAMVVLGHNTVRGAAGNSVLTAELMIANRV from the coding sequence ATGGATCGCTATAAGGTATATATTCTGGGGGCCACGGGGTTAGTGGGGCAGAGGTACGTCCAGCTCTTGGCAAGACACCCCTGGTTTGAAATAGTGGGGATGGCGGCCTCTGAGAAAAGCGCAGGGAAGCGGCTGGCGGAGACGGGGTGGGTCTTGGAAGAGCCGCCGCCTCCTGAGGTGGCCGAGATGAGGCTGGAGAAGCTTGAGGCGGACAAAGTGCCAAAAGTCGACTTCGTCTTCTCCGCCCTTCCCAGCGAGGTGGCCGCTAAGGTGGAGCCAGAATTAGCCGCCAAGGGGTACACCATTTTGTCCAACTCTAGCAATATGAGAATGGAGCCCGACGTGCCGCTTGTAATACCAGAGGTAAACCCCGAGGACCTCTCCCTAGTTGAAAAGCAGAAGGCGGGGAGGGGGTGGAGAGGCGCTGTTGTGAAGAAGCCCAACTGCACAACTACAATCCTAAACCTGCCCCTCAAGCCAATACTAGACGAGTGGGGCATTGAGAGAGTCCACGTCGTTACAATGCAAGCGCTGTCCGGGGCGGGGTACGCGGGAGTCCCCTCGGTGGCGATAATGGACAACATAATCCCCTATATAAAGGGGGAGGAGGAAAAGGTGGTGGCCGAGACGAGGAAAATACTCAAGGCGGATTTCGACGTATACGTCACAACCACTAGGGCGCCTGTGTTAGACGGCCATTTAGAAGTGGTTTACGTGGACACGAAGAGGGATTTCGGGCTAGAGGCCGTGGCCGACTCCCTAGAGCGATTTAGAGGACTGCCCCAAGAGCTTAAATTGCCAACGGCGCCTGAAAAACCCATAGAAGTGAAGAGACAAATAGACAGGCCGCAGCCGAGGCTGGACAGATGGGCCGGGAAGGGAATGGCCGTTGTGGTAGGGAGGCTGAGAAAGCTCTCCCCCCGGAAGTTAGCAATGGTCGTGCTGGGGCACAACACCGTAAGGGGAGCCGCCGGTAATTCAGTACTCACAGCGGAGTTAATGATAGCAAACCGCGTTTAA
- a CDS encoding [LysW]-aminoadipate/[LysW]-glutamate kinase, giving the protein MIVVKIGGSVVCKDASKVIQNLPKYADRAVVIHGGGCLVNELLKRMGIEPKFLTHPGGLVSRYTDWETLKVFVMAMGWINKYIVASLHGLGVQALGLTGADLGVVVAKRKERVLVIDERGRQRVVDGGYVGKIAEIRVDKLTPPPLKVLAPVAVSEKGELLNIDGDQLAFDVAREAKAERLILLSDVEGLILGGKVVPRLTPEEAEKLVKSEEVRGGMKRKLLMASEAAKLGIEVVISSGLVDSPIDAALNGAGTHIIKNI; this is encoded by the coding sequence ATGATCGTCGTAAAAATTGGAGGATCGGTAGTGTGTAAAGACGCCTCAAAAGTTATTCAAAACCTCCCTAAATACGCAGATAGGGCTGTTGTTATACACGGAGGGGGGTGTCTGGTGAATGAGTTGTTAAAAAGAATGGGAATAGAGCCGAAGTTCTTGACGCACCCAGGCGGGCTTGTGAGCAGATATACCGACTGGGAGACTTTGAAAGTCTTTGTAATGGCTATGGGCTGGATTAATAAATACATCGTCGCCTCTTTACACGGCCTCGGAGTCCAAGCCCTTGGCCTCACGGGGGCTGATCTCGGCGTGGTAGTGGCCAAGCGCAAGGAGAGGGTTTTAGTTATCGACGAGAGGGGGAGGCAGAGGGTTGTGGACGGGGGATACGTGGGGAAAATCGCTGAAATACGCGTTGACAAATTAACGCCGCCTCCGCTGAAAGTCCTGGCCCCAGTAGCCGTGTCAGAAAAGGGAGAGCTTTTAAACATCGACGGGGACCAACTGGCCTTTGACGTAGCGAGGGAGGCGAAGGCGGAGAGGCTTATTCTACTCAGCGACGTGGAAGGCCTCATCCTCGGGGGAAAAGTAGTGCCGCGCCTCACACCTGAAGAGGCGGAGAAACTCGTAAAAAGCGAAGAGGTTAGGGGCGGCATGAAGAGAAAACTCCTCATGGCCTCTGAAGCGGCCAAGTTGGGAATTGAAGTAGTTATATCAAGCGGCCTGGTTGATTCCCCAATAGATGCGGCTCTTAACGGCGCTGGAACTCACATCATTAAAAACATATAG